In a genomic window of Amycolatopsis japonica:
- a CDS encoding DUF7144 family membrane protein has translation MSERAHHWTTTADTGPPSSPEHAARASRRSGWVWFAASITIMAGLFTAVEGLVALFEQNYYLLGPSGLLVFDLGAWGWIHLIVGVLAVFAGSALFTGAPWARVVTVLLAGFNALAQLVFLSAYPIWGVVVIALDVLVIWAVLVHGDETSDELW, from the coding sequence ATGAGCGAAAGAGCGCATCACTGGACCACCACGGCGGACACCGGCCCGCCGTCCTCGCCGGAGCACGCCGCGAGGGCGTCGCGGCGATCGGGCTGGGTCTGGTTCGCCGCGTCGATCACCATCATGGCCGGCCTGTTCACCGCGGTGGAGGGGCTGGTCGCGCTGTTCGAACAGAACTACTACCTGCTCGGCCCGTCGGGGCTGCTCGTCTTCGATCTCGGCGCCTGGGGCTGGATCCACCTGATCGTCGGGGTCCTCGCCGTGTTCGCGGGGAGCGCGTTGTTCACCGGGGCGCCGTGGGCCCGCGTCGTCACCGTCCTGCTCGCCGGGTTCAACGCGTTGGCGCAGCTGGTGTTCCTGTCCGCGTACCCGATCTGGGGCGTGGTCGTCATCGCCCTCGACGTCCTGGTGATCTGGGCCGTGCTCGTGCACGGGGACGAGACCTCGGACGAGCTCTGGTGA
- a CDS encoding MFS transporter produces MLVPPLALAQFVASYAATTMTVAVSVLAADLGTTVLGVQTAITLFTLTMATLMVPGGKLTDVLGRKRCFVAGLAVYGAGALLASAAHGPVALVLGYSLLQGIGSALMIPPIYILVTVASPDVETRARRFGVVSGAGALGAAAGPLLGGLITTWLGWRSSFLLQVLIVGVIVLLALRIAEPPETPARTPFDVGGAVLSAAGLFFVVAGVLRPAWLLIGLGAAILVAFHFHIRARERGGREPLVSPALFRDRVTRLGLITQHVQWLMLQGSFFVIAVFLQQARGYDAVETGLTLTPATIGILAASAAAGRMARRHAQRRLIRGGFVLAIAGLLLVLLLVRADSGVASAVPGLFLLGAGVGIMLTASVNLVQSRSPDAAQGDISGVSRGVSNLGSSVGTALAGSVLAGAAGHGFALALATMTAAGVIGLIAAVLLPAR; encoded by the coding sequence ATGCTCGTGCCGCCCTTGGCCCTCGCCCAGTTCGTCGCCAGTTACGCGGCGACGACGATGACCGTGGCCGTGAGCGTGCTCGCCGCCGACCTCGGCACCACGGTGCTCGGCGTCCAGACGGCGATCACGTTGTTCACCCTCACCATGGCGACGCTGATGGTGCCCGGCGGCAAACTGACCGACGTCCTGGGGCGCAAGCGGTGTTTCGTCGCCGGCCTCGCCGTCTACGGCGCGGGCGCGCTGCTCGCCTCGGCCGCGCACGGGCCGGTGGCGCTGGTGCTGGGGTATTCCCTGCTGCAGGGCATCGGGTCGGCGCTGATGATCCCGCCGATCTACATCCTGGTGACCGTCGCCAGTCCCGACGTCGAGACCAGGGCCCGCCGGTTCGGCGTGGTCTCCGGCGCGGGCGCGCTCGGTGCCGCCGCCGGTCCGCTCCTCGGCGGGCTGATCACGACGTGGCTGGGCTGGCGGTCCTCGTTCCTCCTCCAGGTGCTGATCGTCGGTGTGATCGTCCTGCTGGCGCTGCGGATCGCGGAGCCGCCGGAAACCCCCGCCCGCACCCCGTTCGACGTCGGCGGTGCGGTGCTTTCGGCGGCGGGCCTGTTCTTCGTCGTGGCCGGTGTGCTGCGTCCGGCTTGGCTCCTCATCGGACTCGGCGCCGCGATCCTTGTCGCCTTCCACTTCCACATCCGCGCACGGGAACGGGGCGGCCGCGAACCGCTGGTGTCCCCCGCGCTCTTCCGCGACCGCGTCACCCGGCTCGGCCTGATCACCCAGCACGTGCAATGGCTGATGCTGCAGGGCTCGTTCTTCGTGATCGCCGTTTTCCTGCAGCAGGCCCGCGGGTACGACGCCGTCGAAACCGGGCTGACGCTGACACCCGCCACGATCGGCATCCTCGCCGCTTCGGCGGCCGCGGGACGGATGGCCCGGCGGCACGCGCAACGCCGTCTGATCCGCGGTGGTTTCGTGCTCGCCATCGCCGGGCTGCTGCTCGTACTCCTGCTGGTGCGGGCGGATTCAGGGGTGGCGAGTGCCGTTCCCGGGCTGTTCCTGCTCGGTGCCGGGGTCGGGATCATGCTGACGGCGTCGGTGAACCTGGTCCAGTCGCGCAGCCCGGACGCGGCCCAGGGCGACATCTCGGGGGTCTCGCGCGGTGTGTCCAACCTGGGTTCTTCGGTGGGGACGGCGCTCGCGGGTTCCGTGCTGGCCGGGGCGGCAGGCCACGGCTTCGCCTTGGCACTCGCGACGATGACCGCGGCCGGGGTGATCGGCCTGATCGCCGCGGTGCTGCTGCCCGCGCGATAG
- a CDS encoding LuxR C-terminal-related transcriptional regulator, producing the protein MPRVPGIFVPRARLTALFDRAGTRPVTVLRAPAGSGKTTALACWARDRRDVAWVSLDDDDNDERRLWSAVLLSLRRNLGLPEFRLGPPSPGRRTEFLADLGDVFTGLREPVWLVLDDVQEISRPEPVEALAALARHQPPMLRLVLATRVEPKLRLARLAVEGALSRLGAAELRFSVEETAHLLRSTGATVGEDRVRELTERTAGWAAALGWAAVSVREAEDADGLVAAVGGDELAVARFFADEVLSRLPSATSDLLLCVSVCDNVSAALAARLTGSPDAGVTLDELERETGLVVRTPADTYRLPAPLRGFLQAELARRSPARARRLQGIAARWYAGEGRFGEALTHAVAGRDRQGALRLARDHAVRQVLAGDGKLVRGALAYLGEGALSASPRLRLASALEHVQRGEFTAAATDLGDDGLRRLAAPHLALVTGNGPPESTVTRSPESIAWDKVDLVWRALHRGARRHAVARAEAALRLAHGERLEHLVLHSRLALAVATGLLGDHTAMRRACIGALAVARRHGWCRSPGVAECHLMLAYDDLMRFEPVAAAGELTRAPRAEVPVSAPVLGPLRGFFEGMVRFDGGDRTAGSQAMRAARRRLADLELPREIIGMCTVVEHHAALVVGEGLHAAEVFAWAQESLSGTAELALLQIRAHLAVEETDLAEKVLRATESAPALLPATPVDTRLAETALALRSHRRTLALQALDRALTLARPQRLIRPFALAEPRVRNLLIDHSGGFGSLDRFAQTVRGRLVPNTPPSELTDREQVVLRRLPSQRSLDEIASDLTVSVNTVKTHVRSIYGKLGVNNRRSAVVVARHHGLT; encoded by the coding sequence GTGCCGCGGGTGCCGGGGATCTTCGTCCCGCGCGCCCGGCTCACGGCCCTGTTCGACCGTGCCGGAACCCGGCCGGTGACCGTGCTCCGGGCACCCGCCGGTTCCGGCAAGACCACCGCATTGGCCTGCTGGGCCCGCGATCGGCGGGACGTGGCCTGGGTGTCGCTGGACGACGACGACAACGACGAGCGCCGTCTGTGGTCGGCCGTCCTCCTCTCGCTGCGCCGGAACCTCGGCCTCCCGGAGTTCCGGCTCGGGCCACCGTCACCCGGACGGCGCACCGAGTTCCTCGCCGATCTCGGTGACGTGTTCACCGGGCTGCGTGAACCGGTGTGGCTCGTCCTGGACGACGTCCAGGAGATCTCCCGTCCGGAGCCGGTGGAAGCGCTCGCCGCGCTGGCCCGGCACCAGCCGCCGATGCTGCGGCTGGTGCTGGCCACCCGCGTCGAGCCGAAACTGCGGCTGGCCCGCCTGGCGGTCGAAGGCGCGCTTTCCCGGCTCGGCGCCGCCGAACTCCGCTTCAGCGTGGAGGAAACGGCGCACCTGCTTCGCTCCACCGGGGCCACGGTGGGCGAGGACCGGGTCCGCGAACTGACCGAGCGCACCGCGGGATGGGCCGCCGCGCTCGGCTGGGCCGCGGTCTCGGTGCGCGAGGCCGAGGACGCGGACGGGCTCGTCGCGGCCGTCGGGGGCGACGAGCTCGCCGTGGCCCGGTTCTTCGCCGACGAGGTGCTCTCGCGGTTGCCGTCCGCGACGTCGGATCTGCTGCTTTGCGTCAGTGTCTGCGACAACGTGAGCGCGGCGCTCGCGGCGCGGCTGACCGGTTCGCCGGACGCCGGGGTGACCCTGGACGAACTCGAGCGCGAGACCGGATTGGTCGTGCGCACGCCGGCCGACACCTACCGGCTTCCCGCCCCGCTGCGGGGTTTCCTGCAGGCGGAGCTGGCGCGCCGGTCCCCGGCGCGGGCACGGCGGCTGCAGGGGATCGCCGCCCGCTGGTACGCCGGGGAAGGGCGGTTCGGGGAAGCGCTGACGCACGCCGTCGCGGGCCGGGATCGTCAGGGCGCCTTGCGCCTGGCGCGTGACCACGCGGTGCGCCAGGTCCTGGCAGGCGACGGGAAACTCGTCCGGGGCGCGCTCGCCTATCTGGGTGAGGGGGCGTTGAGCGCGAGCCCCCGGCTCCGGCTGGCGTCCGCGCTGGAACACGTCCAGCGCGGGGAGTTCACCGCCGCCGCCACCGATCTCGGTGACGACGGACTGCGACGGCTGGCCGCGCCCCATCTCGCGCTGGTGACCGGGAACGGGCCACCCGAAAGCACGGTGACGCGGTCGCCGGAGTCGATCGCGTGGGACAAGGTCGACCTGGTCTGGCGGGCACTGCACCGGGGTGCCCGGCGGCACGCCGTCGCCCGTGCCGAGGCCGCGCTGCGCCTCGCTCACGGGGAACGGCTCGAACATCTCGTCCTGCACAGCAGACTCGCGCTCGCCGTCGCGACGGGATTGCTCGGTGACCACACGGCGATGCGGCGCGCGTGCATCGGCGCGCTCGCCGTCGCCCGGCGGCACGGCTGGTGCCGCTCGCCGGGGGTCGCCGAATGCCATCTGATGCTCGCCTACGACGATCTGATGCGCTTCGAACCGGTGGCGGCCGCGGGCGAGCTGACCAGGGCCCCGCGGGCGGAGGTGCCCGTATCCGCACCGGTTCTGGGGCCACTGCGGGGTTTCTTCGAGGGCATGGTCCGCTTCGACGGCGGCGACCGGACGGCGGGCTCGCAGGCCATGCGGGCGGCCCGGCGGCGGCTCGCGGATCTCGAACTGCCCCGCGAGATCATCGGGATGTGCACGGTCGTCGAGCACCACGCGGCGCTCGTGGTGGGCGAGGGCCTGCACGCGGCCGAGGTGTTCGCCTGGGCGCAGGAGAGCTTGTCCGGCACCGCCGAGCTGGCCCTGCTCCAGATCCGGGCCCACCTCGCCGTCGAGGAGACCGACCTCGCCGAAAAGGTCCTGCGCGCCACCGAATCCGCTCCCGCGTTGCTGCCGGCCACCCCGGTGGACACCCGCCTGGCCGAGACCGCGCTCGCGTTGCGTTCCCACCGGCGGACCCTGGCGCTGCAGGCGCTCGACCGCGCGCTCACCCTCGCGCGGCCGCAACGGCTGATCCGCCCGTTCGCGCTCGCGGAGCCGCGCGTCAGGAACCTGCTGATCGACCATTCCGGTGGTTTCGGCTCGCTGGACCGCTTCGCGCAGACGGTCCGCGGGCGTCTCGTGCCGAACACCCCGCCCAGTGAGCTGACCGATCGCGAGCAGGTGGTGCTGCGGCGGCTGCCGTCCCAGCGTTCGCTCGACGAGATCGCGTCGGATCTGACGGTGTCGGTCAACACGGTGAAGACCCACGTCCGGTCGATCTACGGCAAGCTCGGGGTGAACAACCGCCGGTCGGCCGTGGTGGTCGCGCGCCACCACGGCCTGACCTGA
- a CDS encoding LuxR C-terminal-related transcriptional regulator gives MTIPDPPPDLVSRPRLLAALDEAGEHALVFVGAPAGLGKTVLLAEWAARRRGAVAWVSADAEDDDERLFWSAVLEALCGCARIPAGNPLRSLAVPESPGTDLAFLATIADALDTVDEPVLLVLDDAQEITHPGTWRGVRALLRHQPSGLRLVVSSRLEPPLPLVRARVAGGLVEVGVDRLRFSPEEADALISAIGPGIPPHQVGLLVSRTGGWPAGLRLAAASAARQGNLADFFAGRDRAVLDYLTDEVLAPLSAVHRDLLRAISICDEVPVGLAAALTDRPDAEALLRELSEPARVVHSGGTPPRHRVPPLLRTYLRAELLRRDPDRTRSLHAAAARWFAEHDQAAAALLHSVRSGNTTRVGELSRRHAVPLFLGGEHNVLRLALAVLGERRAVASPLLALVSAALYLERGEPTSAESQLSCADAAWPAEPEAELTVLRQLVRSRLAQVDRGPAQAVRAAEQVDEHLAADTGLSGLATLHRVGVLTARRDRASARAALARVAESAGDARHHFLATQCLVTLSGLAGSDGDYREMEALARRVQARHAAHDPHRSLEGAQVSAQLAYGSLLRGEAAECVEHAKQIGRMLGDAPARAAANLGLIAETLRGAAEFELGGWHSGLRRMRRARTRLGTGRSFSAEHAAWCAVLEHRAALRLGAADQARETFHWAQPIITGSGELLLMRARTQLRLGRQGAASAVLRSLSEDGAPMLLPWSGIEASLIGVRAALAAGAPERAVRSLDDALRAAGPGDVRFPFVFAPSDVIAFLTARLGKLGAGERFACQVLARRRESRTPPMPAPLTERERNVLRLLPTQRSIDEIAQDLTVSPNTVKTHVRGIYAKLDVRSRRDAVAIALRRGLLDTEGIDLPR, from the coding sequence GTGACCATCCCCGATCCGCCCCCGGATCTCGTTTCCCGGCCGCGTTTGCTCGCCGCTCTCGACGAAGCGGGAGAACACGCGTTGGTGTTCGTCGGGGCGCCCGCGGGTCTCGGCAAGACGGTGTTGCTCGCCGAATGGGCCGCCCGCCGTCGCGGGGCGGTGGCCTGGGTGTCCGCCGACGCGGAGGACGACGACGAGCGGCTCTTCTGGTCGGCGGTCCTCGAAGCACTGTGCGGCTGCGCCCGGATCCCGGCGGGGAATCCGCTGCGCTCGCTGGCGGTCCCCGAGTCCCCCGGCACGGATCTCGCCTTCCTGGCCACGATCGCCGACGCGCTGGACACGGTGGACGAACCCGTCCTGCTCGTCCTCGACGACGCGCAGGAGATCACCCACCCCGGCACCTGGCGCGGGGTGCGTGCGCTCCTGCGCCATCAGCCGTCGGGGCTGCGACTGGTGGTCTCGAGCCGTCTGGAGCCACCGCTGCCGCTGGTGCGTGCCCGGGTTGCGGGAGGACTCGTCGAAGTGGGCGTGGACCGGTTGCGCTTCTCGCCGGAGGAGGCCGACGCCCTCATCTCGGCGATCGGGCCGGGCATCCCGCCCCATCAGGTGGGGCTGCTCGTGAGCAGGACGGGCGGCTGGCCGGCCGGACTGCGCCTCGCCGCCGCTTCGGCGGCACGTCAAGGAAATCTCGCCGACTTCTTCGCCGGACGGGACCGGGCGGTGCTCGACTACCTGACCGACGAGGTACTCGCTCCCCTGTCCGCCGTCCACCGGGATCTGTTGCGCGCGATCAGCATCTGCGACGAGGTCCCGGTGGGGCTGGCGGCCGCGTTGACGGACCGGCCGGACGCGGAGGCGCTGCTGCGCGAGCTCAGCGAACCCGCGCGCGTGGTCCACTCCGGCGGAACCCCGCCGCGCCACCGGGTCCCGCCCCTGCTGCGCACCTACCTTCGGGCCGAGTTGCTGCGCCGGGATCCGGACCGGACGAGATCCCTGCACGCGGCCGCGGCGCGCTGGTTCGCCGAACACGACCAGGCCGCCGCCGCGCTGTTGCACAGCGTCCGCTCGGGGAACACCACTCGCGTCGGCGAACTTTCGCGCCGCCACGCGGTGCCGCTGTTCCTCGGTGGTGAGCACAACGTCCTGCGGCTCGCGCTCGCCGTCCTCGGTGAGCGGCGGGCCGTGGCCTCTCCCCTGCTCGCGCTGGTCTCGGCCGCGCTGTATCTGGAACGGGGTGAACCGACGTCGGCCGAGTCGCAGCTGAGCTGCGCGGACGCGGCCTGGCCCGCCGAACCGGAGGCGGAGCTGACCGTGTTGCGGCAACTGGTGCGATCCCGGCTGGCCCAGGTCGATCGCGGCCCGGCGCAGGCCGTCCGCGCGGCGGAACAGGTCGACGAGCATCTCGCGGCGGACACCGGGCTCAGCGGGCTGGCGACCCTGCACCGGGTGGGTGTGCTGACCGCACGCCGCGATCGTGCCTCCGCACGGGCGGCACTGGCCCGCGTCGCCGAGTCCGCCGGGGACGCGCGTCACCATTTCCTGGCCACGCAATGCCTTGTCACGCTGAGCGGACTGGCCGGATCGGACGGCGATTACCGCGAAATGGAGGCGCTCGCCCGGCGGGTGCAGGCCCGGCACGCGGCACACGACCCGCATCGCTCGCTCGAAGGCGCCCAGGTGTCCGCGCAACTCGCTTACGGCTCCTTGCTGCGCGGCGAGGCCGCCGAATGCGTCGAACACGCGAAACAGATCGGCCGGATGCTCGGGGACGCGCCTGCCCGCGCGGCCGCGAATCTGGGCCTGATCGCCGAAACCCTGCGTGGCGCGGCGGAATTCGAGCTCGGCGGCTGGCATTCGGGACTGCGGAGAATGCGCCGCGCCCGCACCCGGCTCGGCACCGGGCGGAGTTTCTCCGCCGAACACGCGGCGTGGTGCGCGGTACTGGAACACCGGGCGGCGCTGCGGCTCGGCGCGGCCGATCAGGCACGGGAGACCTTCCACTGGGCCCAGCCGATCATCACCGGTTCCGGCGAACTGCTGCTGATGCGGGCCCGCACCCAGCTGCGGCTCGGCAGGCAGGGCGCGGCGAGTGCCGTGCTGCGCTCGCTGTCGGAGGACGGCGCGCCGATGCTGTTGCCGTGGTCGGGGATCGAGGCGTCGCTGATCGGCGTGCGGGCGGCGCTCGCGGCCGGTGCGCCGGAACGCGCCGTGCGGTCGCTGGACGACGCCCTGCGCGCCGCCGGACCCGGCGACGTCCGGTTTCCGTTCGTGTTCGCCCCTTCCGACGTCATCGCGTTCCTGACCGCGCGCCTGGGCAAACTCGGCGCCGGTGAGCGGTTCGCCTGCCAGGTGCTCGCCCGGCGCCGCGAATCGCGCACTCCGCCGATGCCGGCGCCGCTGACCGAACGGGAACGCAATGTCCTGCGCCTGCTGCCGACGCAGCGCTCGATCGACGAGATCGCCCAGGATCTGACGGTTTCGCCGAACACGGTCAAAACCCACGTCCGCGGCATCTACGCGAAACTCGACGTCCGCAGCAGACGTGACGCCGTGGCGATCGCGCTCCGGCGCGGCCTGCTGGACACCGAGGGCATCGATCTCCCGCGCTGA
- a CDS encoding glycoside hydrolase family 15 protein, protein MPETAIADHGLIGDLQTAALVTTDGSIDWFCSPRFDAPSVFGALLDDERGGRFRIRPSGPHTSRQMYHPDTAVLITRFSGADGIGEVVDFMPPCDGAATARHRIARLVRCVRGSITFDMVVAPRFDYGRRQHEAIPFGHGVVFVSSELSLTLHPVREPGDEHLAETRLEGGDAHLRLSLTAGQVRGVVLETETAEPPREIRLREFTALFDGTVGWWRSWLARSTYRGRWREIVTRSAITLKLLTYRPTGGLVAAPTLGLPEELGGERNWDYRYTWVRDASFSVSALLALGFTEEAARFGGWLGDRIREGGTGDGGPLAVLYRVDGATDLREEDLPHWSGYRGSSPVRIGNDAAGQLQLDIYGEAMDSVYAADRAGFELPHRGWTAVRAALDWLGEHWDQPEEGIWETRGGRRSFTYGRLMSWVAFDRGLRMASTHGRPAPVEDWTWQRDSIYDQILNQGWHRTRQAFVQHYTGDELDASLLRMPRTGFLPSRDPLWLSTLDAIGKDLVVDSLVHRYDPAATPDGLAGTEGTFSLCSFAYVDALIRASRLDEARAAFEKMLTYANHVGLYAEEIAPSGEQLGNFPQAFTHLALIDAAVTLDAALG, encoded by the coding sequence ATGCCCGAAACCGCGATCGCCGACCACGGCCTGATCGGCGATCTGCAGACCGCCGCGCTGGTCACCACCGACGGGTCGATCGACTGGTTCTGCAGTCCGCGTTTCGACGCGCCGTCGGTCTTCGGCGCGCTGCTCGACGACGAACGCGGCGGCCGGTTCCGGATCCGGCCGAGCGGGCCGCATACGAGCAGGCAGATGTACCACCCGGACACCGCGGTCCTGATCACCCGGTTCTCCGGCGCGGACGGGATCGGCGAGGTGGTCGACTTCATGCCCCCGTGTGACGGCGCCGCGACCGCGCGGCATCGGATCGCCCGTCTCGTGCGCTGTGTCCGGGGGAGCATCACCTTCGACATGGTGGTCGCGCCGCGATTCGACTACGGCCGTCGTCAGCACGAGGCGATCCCGTTCGGGCACGGCGTCGTCTTCGTGTCGAGCGAACTGTCGCTGACGTTGCACCCGGTCCGCGAACCCGGCGACGAGCACCTCGCCGAGACGCGGCTCGAAGGCGGCGACGCGCATCTGCGGCTGAGTCTCACAGCCGGGCAGGTCCGGGGCGTCGTCCTCGAGACCGAAACCGCGGAACCGCCGCGGGAGATCCGGCTCCGCGAGTTCACCGCCCTGTTCGACGGCACGGTGGGCTGGTGGCGTTCGTGGCTGGCCCGCTCCACCTACCGCGGCCGCTGGCGCGAGATCGTGACCCGCTCGGCGATCACCCTGAAACTGCTCACCTACCGGCCGACCGGCGGGCTGGTCGCCGCGCCGACCCTCGGGCTGCCGGAGGAACTCGGCGGGGAACGGAACTGGGACTACCGCTACACCTGGGTGCGGGACGCGTCGTTCTCGGTCTCCGCGCTGCTGGCGCTCGGTTTCACCGAAGAGGCCGCCCGCTTCGGCGGCTGGCTGGGCGACCGGATCCGCGAAGGCGGCACCGGGGACGGCGGGCCGTTGGCCGTGCTCTACCGCGTCGACGGCGCGACGGATCTCCGCGAGGAGGACCTCCCGCACTGGTCCGGCTATCGCGGGTCGAGCCCGGTCCGGATCGGCAACGACGCGGCCGGGCAGCTGCAACTGGACATCTACGGCGAGGCGATGGACAGCGTCTACGCCGCCGACCGGGCGGGTTTCGAACTGCCCCATCGCGGGTGGACCGCGGTCCGCGCGGCGCTCGACTGGCTCGGCGAACACTGGGACCAGCCGGAAGAGGGCATCTGGGAGACCAGGGGCGGCCGCCGGTCCTTCACCTACGGCCGGTTGATGAGCTGGGTCGCCTTCGACCGCGGCCTCCGGATGGCGAGCACCCACGGCCGTCCCGCCCCGGTCGAGGACTGGACGTGGCAGCGCGACAGCATCTACGACCAGATCCTGAACCAGGGCTGGCACCGGACGAGACAGGCGTTCGTCCAGCACTACACCGGCGACGAACTGGACGCGTCGCTGCTGCGGATGCCCCGCACCGGCTTCCTCCCTTCGCGGGATCCGCTCTGGCTCTCGACACTCGACGCGATCGGGAAGGATCTGGTCGTCGACAGCCTGGTGCACCGGTACGACCCGGCCGCGACCCCGGACGGCCTGGCGGGCACGGAAGGCACTTTCTCCTTGTGCAGCTTCGCTTACGTCGACGCGCTGATCCGGGCGAGCAGGCTGGACGAGGCGCGGGCGGCGTTCGAGAAGATGCTGACCTACGCCAACCACGTCGGCCTCTACGCCGAGGAGATCGCGCCCAGCGGCGAGCAGCTCGGCAACTTCCCGCAGGCCTTCACCCATCTCGCGCTGATCGACGCGGCGGTCACCCTCGACGCCGCTTTGGGCTGA
- a CDS encoding DUF1269 domain-containing protein, whose translation MSSLTVWAFPTADGAENALALLERLQKQQLIKIADAAYVTWPEGRKKPKTKDLGSLTGAGALGGGFWGLLFGLIFLVPLLGMAVGAAIGALTGSLSRVGIDDDFIAAVRAKVTPGTSALFVMADGAVLDRVAEPFKETGAALVTTNLTDEEEARLRAAFGEFALPERL comes from the coding sequence ATGAGTTCGCTGACCGTATGGGCCTTTCCCACCGCGGACGGCGCGGAGAACGCGCTCGCGCTGCTCGAACGGTTGCAGAAACAACAGCTCATCAAGATCGCCGACGCGGCCTATGTCACCTGGCCCGAGGGCAGGAAGAAGCCGAAGACCAAGGACCTCGGTTCGCTGACCGGCGCCGGCGCGCTCGGCGGCGGGTTCTGGGGACTGCTGTTCGGCCTGATCTTCCTGGTGCCGCTGCTGGGAATGGCCGTCGGCGCGGCGATCGGGGCACTGACCGGCTCGCTTTCCCGCGTCGGCATCGACGACGACTTCATCGCCGCGGTCCGGGCCAAGGTCACGCCCGGCACGTCCGCGTTGTTCGTGATGGCGGACGGTGCCGTGCTCGACCGGGTGGCCGAGCCGTTCAAGGAGACCGGCGCCGCCTTGGTCACCACGAATCTCACCGACGAGGAAGAGGCGCGGTTGCGTGCCGCGTTCGGCGAGTTCGCCCTCCCCGAACGGCTCTGA
- a CDS encoding AI-2E family transporter, with protein MVRISFDEFSAYRFRRRKTGGRRKTRSLTKRPPPIPAPPPATGTPFPRALVVLLGSAAAVVVLAGLSAVAWLAGPVFLALVIVITLDPVRTWLRGKGFPRWLTVAVLVVTVYAALLALFLVVVVSLAQLSALLPRYAGQADELLRDGTAFLGRFGVGEPQLREILSTMDTGKLIGFAGSLLAGVCGLVTNLAFLLALMLFLSTESAWAGQRLGRISRDRPWAGAALRRFAFGTRRYLVVTTVFGGAVAILDTIALALLGIPAAVLWGLLSFVTNYVPNVGFVIGVAPPALIALLDGGWRAMLVTIAVYVLLNFVVQSLIQPRFVAESVGLSTLVTVLALVFWTWLLGPLGAVLAVPATLLAKALLIDVDPRARWAEALLCSPDRRKG; from the coding sequence ATGGTGCGAATATCGTTCGACGAATTCTCCGCGTACCGGTTCCGCCGCCGGAAAACCGGCGGGCGACGGAAAACCCGGAGCCTCACGAAACGGCCGCCCCCGATACCGGCGCCACCTCCCGCCACCGGCACCCCGTTTCCCCGCGCACTGGTGGTGCTTCTGGGATCCGCCGCCGCGGTCGTCGTGCTGGCCGGACTGAGCGCCGTCGCCTGGCTGGCCGGGCCCGTGTTCCTCGCCCTCGTCATCGTGATCACCCTCGACCCGGTGCGGACCTGGTTGCGCGGCAAGGGTTTCCCACGCTGGCTCACGGTCGCCGTCCTGGTCGTCACCGTCTACGCCGCGTTGCTCGCGCTCTTCCTGGTGGTCGTGGTCTCCCTCGCGCAGCTTTCCGCCCTGCTCCCCCGCTACGCCGGACAGGCCGACGAACTCCTCCGTGACGGAACGGCGTTCCTCGGCCGGTTCGGGGTCGGCGAACCACAACTGCGCGAAATTCTGTCCACTATGGACACGGGTAAGCTGATCGGGTTCGCCGGATCCCTGCTCGCCGGCGTCTGCGGCCTGGTCACGAACCTGGCCTTCCTGCTCGCCTTGATGCTCTTCCTGAGCACCGAATCGGCGTGGGCCGGGCAACGGCTCGGCCGGATCTCGCGCGATCGGCCGTGGGCGGGCGCGGCGTTGCGGCGGTTCGCCTTCGGCACGAGGCGGTACCTGGTGGTGACGACGGTGTTCGGCGGGGCGGTGGCGATACTCGACACGATCGCGCTCGCCCTGCTCGGCATCCCGGCGGCCGTGCTGTGGGGGCTGCTGTCCTTCGTCACCAACTACGTGCCCAACGTGGGTTTCGTGATCGGGGTGGCCCCGCCCGCGCTCATCGCGCTCCTCGACGGCGGCTGGCGCGCCATGCTCGTGACCATCGCCGTGTACGTCCTGCTGAACTTCGTGGTGCAGTCGCTGATCCAGCCCCGGTTCGTCGCCGAGTCGGTCGGTCTGTCCACTTTGGTCACCGTACTCGCGCTGGTGTTCTGGACCTGGCTGCTCGGGCCGCTCGGCGCCGTCCTCGCCGTGCCGGCGACGCTGCTGGCCAAGGCGCTGCTCATCGACGTCGATCCGCGGGCGCGCTGGGCCGAGGCGCTGCTGTGCTCGCCGGATCGCCGGAAGGGCTGA